The following are encoded in a window of Lacinutrix sp. WUR7 genomic DNA:
- a CDS encoding biopolymer transporter ExbD, protein MNLRGRNKVTPEFNMSSMTDIVFLLLIFFMIASTLVSAEAIDLLLPKSSSKTTQTKNVSVSVDKDVNYYVDMKKVSKENLEAEVLAKVGDTDSPSITIRSDQDVEMKNVVFIMDIANRNKIKSTLAVKSQ, encoded by the coding sequence ATGAATTTAAGAGGAAGAAATAAAGTAACACCAGAGTTTAATATGTCTTCTATGACAGACATCGTATTTCTGTTGCTCATATTTTTTATGATTGCATCTACATTGGTTTCGGCGGAAGCTATAGATTTATTATTACCAAAATCTAGTAGTAAAACTACCCAAACTAAAAACGTATCTGTTAGTGTAGATAAAGATGTAAATTATTATGTAGATATGAAAAAAGTATCTAAAGAAAATTTAGAAGCAGAAGTTTTAGCAAAAGTAGGAGATACAGATTCGCCATCTATTACCATTCGTTCAGATCAAGATGTTGAAATGAAAAACGTGGTCTTTATAATGGACATTGCTAATAGAAATAAAATTAAGTCTACACTTGCAGTAAAATCACAATAA
- a CDS encoding SUMF1/EgtB/PvdO family nonheme iron enzyme, whose product MKKIIFLFAFASFLQVKANNIQVNNISLENLNEVSNWVNVEFDLFWENSWRISSGPSNWDAAWVFMKYRVNNGTWTHAILSQANSTPAAGATMEVTSDGIGALIYRDADGSGNVNFLDNQIRWNFGSTDTNDIIDIQVFAVEMVYVPEGSFYVGGTTGDEANKFHSGGFSTASSFHIQSENALTIANTSGNLYYTATNARGGDQTGTLSASYPKGFNAFYAMKYETTESQWLGFFNSLTETQKTNRDITDTAHKNSDAVVNRNTISWTGGSASATTTAPDRPVSFVNVADINAYMDWTGLRPLSELEYEKACRGPILPKPGEFAWGSSNIASNDYTIVNSGFSSERVTNPETNSGNAMYSLTDGTINGPLRNGIFAASAVNNNREETGGSYYGIMELSGNLYERCVTVGTAQGRSFTGLHGNGIIGSTSGNGTVSNWPNSTTGDGYSFRGGSWLNGAEYIRISDRYDGASVISGGNNRLGFRGARTAP is encoded by the coding sequence ATGAAAAAAATTATCTTTTTATTTGCATTTGCATCCTTTCTACAAGTAAAAGCGAACAACATCCAAGTGAATAATATATCACTTGAAAATCTAAATGAAGTATCCAATTGGGTAAACGTTGAATTTGATCTCTTTTGGGAGAACTCTTGGAGAATTAGCTCTGGTCCATCCAATTGGGATGCAGCTTGGGTATTCATGAAATATAGAGTTAATAATGGAACTTGGACTCATGCAATATTAAGCCAAGCCAACTCTACTCCTGCAGCTGGGGCAACCATGGAGGTAACTTCTGATGGTATTGGCGCTTTAATATATAGAGATGCTGATGGAAGTGGAAATGTAAACTTCCTAGACAACCAAATTCGTTGGAATTTCGGTTCTACAGACACTAATGATATTATCGACATACAAGTATTTGCTGTAGAAATGGTATATGTCCCTGAAGGTTCTTTTTACGTTGGGGGAACTACTGGAGATGAAGCTAATAAATTTCACTCTGGAGGTTTTTCTACAGCATCTTCTTTTCACATACAATCTGAAAATGCTTTAACTATTGCAAATACTTCTGGAAATTTATATTACACAGCTACTAATGCAAGAGGAGGAGATCAAACTGGAACTTTATCTGCTTCCTATCCTAAAGGGTTTAATGCATTTTATGCAATGAAATATGAAACTACAGAATCGCAATGGTTGGGTTTCTTTAACAGTTTAACGGAAACTCAAAAAACGAATAGAGATATTACAGATACAGCTCACAAAAATAGTGATGCCGTTGTAAATAGGAATACCATTTCATGGACAGGTGGTTCTGCTAGTGCAACTACTACAGCTCCAGATAGACCGGTATCCTTTGTAAATGTTGCAGATATAAATGCATATATGGATTGGACAGGCTTACGTCCTTTATCCGAATTAGAATACGAAAAAGCATGCAGAGGTCCTATCTTACCCAAACCAGGTGAATTTGCTTGGGGAAGTTCCAATATAGCAAGTAATGATTATACTATTGTGAATTCTGGATTTTCAAGTGAACGTGTTACTAACCCAGAAACAAACTCTGGTAATGCTATGTACAGCCTTACGGATGGAACTATAAATGGACCATTAAGAAATGGAATTTTCGCAGCAAGTGCAGTAAACAATAACAGAGAAGAAACAGGTGGAAGTTATTATGGAATAATGGAACTATCTGGTAACCTATATGAAAGATGCGTAACTGTAGGTACTGCGCAAGGAAGAAGTTTTACTGGTTTACATGGAAATGGTATTATTGGTAGTACTAGTGGTAATGGAACCGTTTCTAACTGGCCTAACAGCACTACAGGAGATGGTTATAGTTTTCGTGGTGGTAGTTGGTTAAATGGTGCTGAATATATAAGAATTTCAGATAGATATGATGGAGCTTCTGTAATTTCAGGAGGAAATAATCGTCTTGGGTTTAGAGGAGCAAGAACAGCACCTTAA
- a CDS encoding helix-turn-helix domain-containing protein: MATNKELDLAWDFVNNTDRNVFLTGKAGTGKTTFLHKLKMNSLKRMVVVAPTGVAAINAKGVTIHSFFQMPFGPILPNEDLKGSGGFNRKFGKTKINIIKSMDLLVIDEISMVRADLLDGIDKTLRRFRNRDQVFGGVQLLMIGDLQQLSPVVKENEWQLLKPFYNNAFFFSSLAYQQSDAITVELKHIYRQDNPKFIDILNEIRTNTLSQASADELNKRYQPDFSPTEDEGYISLTTHNNKAERTNHLELEKLKGKKVTYNASVEGKFPEFSYPNKEELILKVGAQVMFIKNDSSTEKRYFNGKIGKVILLDKDEVVVKCPDDDFNIITTPEIWENINYDVDKETKAITENKIGSYTQMPLRLAWSITIHKSQGLTFEKAIIDAEGAFAHGQTYVALSRCKSLEGLVLKSKINSSQIISDSNVISFNKTAEENQPDEAILNQSKSEFQLNLISEIFDFYKFLYPVNRVLDVYYKNRGIIEGNVEAPLVSIKDCVASLLKVANGFKAQLRDLSEVTQIPESSKEIQARFVKALAYYKIEVTTKIIEPYKTFGFATDNKAVESDFTKALDLFEELLATKQLYFTGLAEGFQVKPFLELRAKSVFLAKEAPKKPRKAVIDGTTNVELFELLRELRNTIASEKELIHYQVFNQKSLYEMCETLPTNKTELLQVNGFGKTRVEKYGSQILKVIRDYCDENDIETSKNAEIFEAPAPKRQKGDTKRTSLELFQSGKAIEQIAMERDLNVNTIAGHLASFLDSGEVKILDLISEKHYKELKKIIPKQKFENISELKHQIDDKYTYGEIRLVLGDLKK; this comes from the coding sequence TTTAAAACGAATGGTAGTTGTAGCGCCAACTGGGGTAGCTGCTATTAATGCAAAAGGGGTTACCATTCATTCGTTTTTTCAAATGCCATTCGGACCTATTTTACCTAACGAAGATTTAAAAGGTTCTGGTGGTTTTAATAGAAAATTTGGGAAGACCAAAATCAATATTATTAAGTCTATGGATTTATTAGTGATTGATGAAATTAGTATGGTTCGTGCCGATTTATTAGACGGTATCGATAAAACGCTAAGAAGGTTTAGAAATAGAGATCAAGTTTTTGGAGGTGTGCAATTGTTAATGATTGGTGATTTACAACAATTATCTCCAGTGGTTAAAGAGAATGAATGGCAGTTATTAAAACCTTTTTATAATAATGCTTTCTTTTTTAGTAGTCTTGCCTATCAACAAAGCGATGCGATAACCGTAGAATTAAAACATATTTACAGACAGGATAACCCGAAGTTTATAGATATTCTGAATGAGATTAGAACCAATACTTTATCTCAGGCTTCGGCAGATGAATTGAATAAAAGATATCAACCAGATTTTTCGCCTACCGAAGATGAGGGATATATTTCATTAACTACACATAATAACAAAGCAGAGCGAACCAATCATTTAGAATTAGAGAAATTAAAAGGAAAGAAGGTAACGTATAACGCTTCGGTAGAAGGGAAGTTTCCGGAGTTTTCTTATCCTAATAAAGAAGAGCTCATCTTGAAAGTTGGTGCTCAGGTGATGTTTATTAAAAATGACAGCTCTACAGAGAAACGTTATTTTAATGGTAAAATAGGAAAGGTTATTTTACTAGATAAAGACGAAGTGGTTGTAAAATGTCCGGATGACGATTTTAATATTATCACTACTCCAGAGATTTGGGAAAACATTAATTACGATGTAGATAAAGAAACCAAGGCGATTACAGAAAATAAAATTGGTTCGTATACCCAAATGCCTTTGCGTTTGGCCTGGTCCATTACCATTCATAAAAGTCAGGGTTTAACTTTTGAGAAAGCTATCATTGATGCGGAAGGTGCTTTTGCGCACGGACAAACCTATGTTGCGTTGAGTCGTTGTAAGAGTTTGGAAGGTTTGGTTTTAAAAAGTAAAATTAATTCCAGTCAGATTATTAGCGATAGTAATGTGATTTCGTTTAATAAAACAGCGGAAGAAAACCAGCCAGACGAAGCTATATTAAATCAATCGAAGTCTGAATTTCAACTAAATTTGATTTCTGAAATTTTTGATTTCTATAAATTTCTGTATCCTGTGAATCGTGTTTTGGATGTGTATTATAAAAATAGAGGAATCATAGAAGGAAATGTAGAAGCCCCTTTAGTTTCTATCAAAGACTGTGTTGCTAGTTTACTTAAAGTTGCGAATGGTTTTAAAGCACAGCTTAGAGATCTTTCTGAAGTTACGCAAATTCCAGAATCGAGTAAAGAAATTCAAGCACGTTTTGTAAAGGCTTTAGCCTATTACAAAATAGAAGTAACCACTAAGATTATTGAACCTTATAAGACGTTTGGTTTTGCCACAGATAATAAGGCTGTCGAAAGCGACTTTACCAAAGCTTTAGATTTATTTGAAGAATTATTAGCTACAAAACAATTATATTTTACTGGTTTAGCGGAGGGCTTTCAGGTAAAGCCATTTCTAGAATTACGAGCTAAATCTGTTTTCTTAGCAAAAGAGGCACCAAAGAAACCTAGAAAAGCGGTTATAGATGGAACTACTAATGTGGAACTGTTTGAATTGCTTCGTGAGTTACGAAACACGATTGCTAGTGAAAAGGAATTAATTCACTATCAAGTTTTCAATCAGAAGTCTTTATATGAAATGTGTGAAACCTTACCAACCAATAAAACCGAATTACTACAAGTAAATGGTTTTGGTAAAACACGTGTGGAAAAATATGGAAGCCAAATTTTAAAAGTGATTCGTGACTATTGCGATGAAAATGATATTGAAACTTCTAAAAATGCAGAGATTTTTGAAGCGCCAGCGCCAAAACGACAAAAAGGAGATACCAAAAGAACCTCGTTAGAATTATTCCAATCTGGAAAAGCTATCGAACAAATCGCTATGGAAAGGGATTTAAATGTGAATACCATTGCTGGGCATTTAGCCAGTTTTTTAGATTCCGGTGAAGTTAAAATTTTGGATTTAATTTCCGAAAAGCATTATAAAGAGCTGAAGAAAATTATTCCAAAACAGAAGTTTGAAAATATTTCTGAATTAAAACATCAAATAGACGATAAGTACACGTATGGTGAAATACGATTGGTGTTAGGTGATTTAAAGAAATAA
- a CDS encoding MotA/TolQ/ExbB proton channel family protein, which produces MLNTILQDAQEGAELLVDGESAKKTLSIIELISSGGTAGIVIIALLFVLLIVAIYIYFERLFAIKAASQVDANFMNQIKDHVSNGKVDAAQMLCVQQNSPVSRLIGKGISRIGKPLEDINTAIENAGRLEIYGLEKNVSVLATISGAAPMIGFLGTVIGMILSIFEIANSGGSIDIKTLADGLYTAMTTTVGGLIVGIIAYVAYNHLVVKTDKVVYQMEANSLEFLDHLNEPV; this is translated from the coding sequence ATGTTAAATACAATATTACAAGATGCACAAGAAGGTGCAGAATTATTAGTAGATGGAGAATCTGCTAAAAAAACACTTTCCATAATAGAACTTATATCTAGTGGTGGTACAGCAGGAATAGTAATTATTGCCTTGCTTTTTGTACTACTTATCGTTGCTATCTATATTTATTTTGAAAGATTATTTGCCATAAAAGCGGCGTCACAAGTAGATGCAAATTTTATGAATCAAATTAAAGACCATGTTTCTAATGGTAAAGTGGATGCAGCACAAATGTTATGTGTACAACAAAACTCTCCCGTTTCTAGGTTAATAGGAAAAGGAATAAGTAGAATTGGGAAACCGTTGGAAGATATAAATACAGCTATTGAAAACGCAGGAAGATTAGAGATTTACGGACTAGAAAAAAACGTAAGTGTATTAGCTACTATTTCTGGAGCAGCACCAATGATTGGTTTTCTTGGTACTGTAATAGGTATGATACTTTCTATTTTCGAAATAGCAAATTCCGGAGGTTCTATAGATATTAAAACACTAGCGGATGGTTTATACACCGCAATGACAACTACAGTTGGAGGACTAATTGTTGGAATTATAGCCTATGTAGCATATAATCATTTAGTGGTGAAAACAGATAAAGTAGTGTATCAAATGGAAGCTAATTCTTTAGAGTTTCTTGATCACTTAAACGAGCCAGTATAA
- a CDS encoding Glu/Leu/Phe/Val dehydrogenase dimerization domain-containing protein — MKDLLSKYENKEPEIVFNWKDAETDAEGWTVINSLRGGAAGGGTRMRKGLDMNEVLSLAKTMEVKFTVSGPAIGGAKSGINFDPSDPRKKGVLERWYRAVSPLLKSYYGTGGDLNVDEIHEVIPITEESGVWHPQEGVFNGHFKPTEADKINRIGQLRQGVIKVIENPNFSPNVSRKYTIADMITGFGVAEAVKQYYAIYGGTVVGKKAIVQGFGNVGSAAAFYLSQMGAKVVGIIDRAGGLIKEDGFSFEEITELFLNKDGNTLVSDKLIPFEEINDKIWSLETQIFAPCAASRLITQDQIDQMINTGLEVISCGANVPFADKEIFFGSIMEHTDNRVSLIPDFISNCGMARVFAYFMERKVQMTDEAIFNDTSEIIKKAIQNVHNKNQSKTGISATAFEIALSQLI, encoded by the coding sequence ATGAAAGATTTACTTAGTAAGTACGAAAATAAAGAACCTGAAATTGTATTTAATTGGAAAGATGCGGAAACAGATGCAGAGGGTTGGACAGTCATAAACTCACTTCGTGGAGGTGCTGCAGGAGGAGGAACCAGAATGCGTAAAGGGCTGGATATGAATGAGGTTTTGTCTCTTGCAAAAACTATGGAAGTTAAATTTACCGTTTCTGGACCAGCAATTGGTGGTGCAAAATCAGGTATTAATTTCGATCCAAGTGACCCAAGAAAAAAAGGCGTTTTAGAACGTTGGTATCGCGCAGTTTCGCCTTTACTTAAAAGTTATTATGGCACAGGAGGCGATTTAAACGTGGACGAAATACATGAAGTAATTCCAATTACGGAAGAAAGTGGTGTTTGGCATCCGCAAGAAGGTGTCTTTAACGGGCACTTTAAACCAACGGAAGCAGATAAAATTAATAGAATTGGACAGTTACGTCAAGGTGTAATTAAAGTGATTGAAAATCCGAATTTTTCGCCAAACGTGTCTAGAAAATATACCATTGCAGATATGATTACTGGTTTTGGTGTTGCCGAAGCTGTTAAACAATATTATGCTATTTATGGAGGAACTGTTGTCGGTAAAAAAGCTATCGTTCAAGGTTTTGGTAACGTAGGTTCTGCAGCAGCATTTTACCTTTCACAAATGGGAGCAAAAGTTGTTGGTATAATAGATCGTGCTGGTGGATTAATAAAAGAAGATGGTTTTTCTTTTGAAGAAATCACTGAATTGTTTTTAAATAAAGATGGAAACACATTAGTTTCAGATAAGCTTATTCCTTTTGAAGAAATAAATGATAAAATCTGGTCGCTAGAAACACAAATATTTGCACCTTGTGCAGCTTCTAGACTAATTACACAAGATCAAATAGATCAAATGATAAACACTGGATTAGAGGTTATTTCTTGTGGTGCAAATGTACCTTTTGCAGATAAAGAAATCTTTTTTGGTTCTATTATGGAACATACCGATAATCGCGTTAGTCTTATTCCAGATTTTATATCGAATTGTGGTATGGCAAGGGTTTTTGCTTACTTTATGGAACGTAAAGTGCAAATGACTGATGAAGCTATATTTAATGATACTTCAGAAATCATCAAAAAAGCAATTCAAAATGTACACAATAAAAACCAATCAAAAACAGGAATTAGTGCAACCGCTTTCGAAATTGCATTAAGCCAACTTATATAA
- the nhaD gene encoding sodium:proton antiporter NhaD produces METVIILVFVLGYLAITLEHSIKIDKLIPALVMMAISWALISLGIDSFPQWFDSAKHSLLDNFGLLGHEEKMHMMEETLLHHLGKTAEILVFLLGAMTIVEIIDYFDGFSTIKSFIKTKKKSKILWIFAFLAFVLSAIIDNLTATIVLISILQKIVKDRDVRIWYAGLIIIAANAGGAWSPIGDVTTTMLWIGKKVTTGHLIGYLFIPSLLCMLVPTFIASFLPAFKGNLETVEEDSGKPKSKYSATMLYLGLAGIVSVPVFKTVTHLPPYVGMMLALGIVAIFAEIYSNSKFSLTEYDAEESDANAHHSPVHHSLSKIEMPSILFFLGILMAVAALESLGILFGFAESLQDSMPMLGTELHYAYEPNGGVSDLVVLLLGVGSAVIDNVPLVAASLGMFHEPIDNELWHFIAYSAGTGGSMLIIGSAAGVVAMGMEKIDFFWYVKKISWLALIGFLVGAAAFMVTRTLF; encoded by the coding sequence ATGGAAACAGTAATTATTTTAGTATTTGTATTAGGCTATTTAGCGATTACATTAGAACATAGCATTAAAATAGATAAGCTTATTCCTGCATTAGTCATGATGGCTATTAGTTGGGCTTTAATTTCTTTAGGAATCGATAGTTTTCCACAATGGTTTGACTCTGCAAAACATAGTTTATTAGATAACTTTGGATTGCTTGGCCATGAAGAAAAAATGCACATGATGGAAGAAACACTGTTGCACCATTTAGGTAAAACAGCAGAAATTTTAGTGTTCCTTTTAGGAGCAATGACCATTGTAGAAATTATAGATTATTTTGATGGATTCTCAACTATTAAAAGCTTTATTAAAACAAAAAAGAAATCTAAAATATTATGGATTTTCGCTTTTCTTGCTTTTGTACTTTCTGCAATTATAGATAACCTAACGGCAACCATCGTTTTAATTTCTATTCTTCAAAAAATAGTAAAAGATAGAGATGTTCGTATTTGGTATGCAGGTTTAATTATTATCGCGGCAAATGCTGGTGGCGCATGGTCTCCAATTGGTGATGTTACAACAACCATGCTTTGGATTGGTAAAAAAGTGACTACCGGACATTTAATAGGTTACTTATTTATTCCATCCTTATTATGTATGTTAGTTCCTACTTTTATAGCTTCGTTTTTACCTGCTTTCAAAGGGAATTTAGAAACGGTAGAAGAAGATTCAGGGAAACCTAAAAGTAAGTATAGTGCAACTATGTTATACCTTGGTTTAGCAGGAATTGTTTCTGTACCAGTTTTTAAAACCGTGACGCATTTACCTCCTTATGTTGGTATGATGTTGGCTTTAGGTATTGTTGCCATTTTTGCCGAAATCTATAGTAATTCTAAGTTTAGTTTAACAGAATATGATGCTGAAGAAAGTGATGCAAACGCACACCATAGTCCAGTACATCATTCATTATCTAAAATAGAAATGCCAAGTATTTTATTCTTTTTAGGAATTTTAATGGCTGTTGCAGCTTTAGAATCTTTAGGTATATTATTTGGTTTTGCAGAATCTTTACAAGACTCTATGCCTATGTTAGGAACGGAATTGCATTACGCGTATGAACCAAATGGAGGTGTTTCAGATTTAGTAGTATTATTACTAGGTGTAGGTTCTGCGGTTATTGATAATGTACCTTTAGTAGCAGCAAGTTTAGGTATGTTTCATGAACCTATAGATAATGAACTTTGGCACTTTATTGCATATTCTGCAGGAACAGGTGGTAGTATGTTAATTATCGGTTCTGCAGCTGGAGTAGTTGCAATGGGAATGGAAAAAATAGATTTCTTTTGGTATGTGAAAAAAATATCTTGGTTGGCATTAATTGGTTTCCTTGTTGGAGCTGCCGCATTTATGGTTACAAGAACTTTATTTTAA
- a CDS encoding anhydro-N-acetylmuramic acid kinase, giving the protein MIKNEYKVLGVMSGTSLDGMDLAYITFNFENSWKFKIECCTTIGYTEEWLQTLKGLVSNSLEELQQIDIHYTAYLAEVINTFIAANNIESIDAICSHGHTALHQPEKALTYQIGNLKELATLTNNKVVCDFREQDVALGGQGAPLVPIGDQLLFSEYDYCLNLGGFANISSSENEKRIAYDICPVNIVLNKYANQLGVPYDDKGKIAKSGTYLLNLGNELRNLPYYKQRPPKSLGLEWVEKEITPRLEASKRKEADVLRTFTEHIASEIAKNVNIRSTILVTGGGTYNDYLLSRILYNKEINLITPSKEIIEFKEALIFGFLGVLKMREEINCLASVTGAKQDHSSGKIYLP; this is encoded by the coding sequence ATGATAAAAAATGAATATAAAGTGCTTGGCGTAATGTCTGGAACATCATTAGATGGAATGGATTTAGCTTACATCACTTTTAATTTTGAAAACTCTTGGAAATTTAAAATTGAATGCTGTACAACCATTGGTTATACGGAAGAATGGTTACAAACGCTTAAAGGTTTAGTGTCTAATTCTTTAGAAGAATTACAGCAGATTGACATTCATTACACGGCATATTTAGCAGAAGTAATTAATACTTTTATTGCAGCAAATAATATTGAAAGTATAGATGCTATATGTTCTCATGGACATACCGCATTGCACCAACCCGAGAAGGCTTTAACCTATCAAATAGGAAATCTGAAAGAACTGGCTACTTTAACGAATAATAAAGTGGTTTGCGATTTTAGAGAGCAAGACGTAGCTCTTGGAGGTCAAGGTGCTCCTTTGGTACCTATTGGTGATCAATTATTATTTTCTGAATATGACTATTGTTTAAATCTGGGAGGATTTGCAAATATTTCTTCTTCAGAAAATGAAAAACGCATAGCTTATGATATTTGTCCGGTAAACATAGTATTAAATAAATACGCAAATCAATTAGGTGTCCCTTATGATGATAAAGGTAAAATTGCAAAATCTGGAACCTATTTATTAAATTTAGGAAATGAATTAAGAAATTTGCCATACTATAAACAAAGACCACCAAAATCTTTAGGACTAGAATGGGTTGAAAAAGAAATAACTCCAAGATTAGAAGCTTCAAAACGAAAAGAAGCAGATGTACTTCGCACATTTACAGAACATATTGCAAGTGAAATAGCAAAAAATGTTAATATTAGAAGTACTATTTTAGTAACTGGAGGCGGTACATATAATGACTATCTTTTATCTCGAATTTTATATAACAAGGAAATAAATCTTATTACACCTTCTAAAGAAATTATAGAGTTTAAAGAAGCTTTAATTTTTGGGTTTTTAGGAGTTCTAAAAATGAGAGAAGAAATAAATTGTTTAGCAAGTGTAACAGGAGCGAAACAAGATCATAGTTCAGGAAAAATTTATCTTCCTTAA
- a CDS encoding acyl-CoA dehydrogenase: MDFSLTEEHIMIRDAARDFAQTELLPGVIERDNAQTFPQELVRKMGDLGFMGIMVDPKYGGSGMDAISYVLIMEELSKIDASASVMVSVNNSLVCYGLEAYANEDQKQKYLTKLATGEEIGAFCLSEPEAGSDATSQKTTALDKGDHYLINGTKNWITNGGRAGIYIVIAQTDNHKGSHGINAFILEKGMPGFDIGPKEDKLGIRGSDTHTLQFNDVKVPKENRIGEDGSGFLFAMKTLSGGRIGIAAQALGIAAGAYELALKYSKERKAFGTEICNHQAIAFKLADMHTEIEAARMLVMKAAWDKDQGNNYDMSSAMAKLYASQVAMTHTVEAVQIHGGNGFVKEYHVERLMRDAKITQIYEGTSEIQKIVISRGLIKG, translated from the coding sequence ATGGATTTTAGCTTAACAGAAGAACATATAATGATTCGCGATGCAGCTCGCGATTTTGCTCAAACGGAATTACTTCCAGGAGTTATTGAACGTGACAATGCACAAACTTTTCCGCAAGAATTAGTAAGGAAAATGGGAGATCTTGGTTTTATGGGAATTATGGTAGATCCAAAATATGGAGGAAGTGGAATGGATGCCATTTCTTATGTATTAATTATGGAAGAACTTTCTAAAATTGATGCCTCTGCTTCTGTAATGGTTTCTGTAAACAACTCTTTAGTTTGTTATGGTTTAGAAGCTTATGCAAATGAAGATCAAAAACAAAAATACTTAACAAAACTTGCTACTGGAGAAGAAATTGGTGCCTTTTGTTTAAGTGAACCAGAAGCTGGTAGTGACGCAACTTCGCAAAAAACTACTGCTTTAGATAAAGGAGATCACTACTTAATTAACGGTACCAAAAACTGGATTACTAATGGTGGACGTGCAGGAATTTATATAGTAATTGCCCAAACAGATAACCATAAAGGTTCACATGGAATTAATGCTTTTATTCTTGAAAAAGGAATGCCTGGTTTTGATATTGGACCAAAAGAAGATAAATTAGGAATTCGCGGAAGTGATACACATACTTTACAATTTAATGATGTAAAAGTACCTAAAGAAAATAGAATTGGCGAAGATGGATCTGGATTTTTATTTGCTATGAAAACCTTATCTGGAGGAAGAATTGGTATTGCTGCTCAAGCATTAGGAATTGCTGCTGGTGCTTACGAATTAGCTTTAAAATATTCTAAAGAACGTAAAGCTTTTGGTACAGAAATTTGTAACCATCAAGCGATTGCTTTTAAATTAGCAGATATGCATACCGAAATTGAAGCTGCACGTATGTTAGTTATGAAAGCTGCTTGGGATAAAGACCAAGGAAATAATTACGATATGTCTAGCGCAATGGCAAAATTATATGCGTCTCAAGTTGCTATGACACATACAGTGGAAGCGGTTCAGATTCACGGTGGAAACGGTTTTGTAAAAGAATACCATGTAGAACGTTTGATGCGTGATGCTAAAATTACTCAAATTTATGAAGGTACTTCTGAAATTCAAAAAATTGTAATTTCTAGAGGTTTGATTAAAGGGTAA
- a CDS encoding T9SS type A sorting domain-containing protein, producing MKIYTLLFLFYLLTLPINAQEGYTYTLTDNGSYNYTISARPNISSSDFATLVQSYGFTIILTDGITATITSSLGNGANATYFDGTNVSQPSIDGYLITETLGSLIALPSPSSGLETPMVSIQVNGAPTNGTISLLANDSVLATTITPLVSFMQADMIDDSMFLFTNVVDPNASALSGTSSYNFDTLDIEDNEMRTFSMHPNPATSIVKIEVPENLINYKIEIHDTLGKQISISVTPENTFNVSKLSTGMYLVSIKTEGNKITKKLIVK from the coding sequence ATGAAAATATATACATTATTATTTCTCTTTTACTTATTAACGTTACCTATTAATGCACAAGAGGGTTATACCTATACATTAACAGATAATGGTAGTTATAACTATACTATTTCTGCAAGGCCAAATATTAGTTCTTCAGATTTTGCAACATTAGTGCAAAGTTATGGATTTACAATTATTCTAACAGATGGAATAACAGCAACTATAACTTCTTCGTTGGGTAATGGAGCTAATGCCACTTATTTTGATGGTACCAATGTATCACAACCTTCCATAGATGGATATTTAATTACAGAAACTTTAGGTAGTCTTATTGCATTACCATCTCCTTCAAGCGGATTAGAGACACCAATGGTTAGCATTCAAGTAAATGGAGCACCAACAAATGGAACTATTAGCCTTTTAGCTAATGATTCTGTTTTAGCTACGACTATAACTCCTTTAGTAAGTTTCATGCAAGCGGATATGATTGATGATTCTATGTTTCTTTTTACAAATGTAGTAGACCCAAATGCTTCCGCTTTATCGGGAACAAGTTCTTATAATTTTGATACTCTAGACATTGAAGATAATGAAATGAGAACATTTTCCATGCATCCTAATCCAGCAACTAGTATTGTGAAAATTGAAGTACCTGAAAATCTTATTAATTACAAAATAGAAATACATGATACTTTAGGTAAACAAATTTCAATTTCTGTAACTCCAGAAAACACGTTTAATGTGAGTAAACTATCTACAGGAATGTATCTTGTAAGTATAAAAACCGAAGGAAATAAAATCACCAAAAAATTAATAGTTAAATAA